The following proteins come from a genomic window of Gossypium raimondii isolate GPD5lz chromosome 5, ASM2569854v1, whole genome shotgun sequence:
- the LOC105769204 gene encoding uncharacterized protein LOC105769204 has product MDWYSWLSKTALEPSLVYEYGLLFSHNELQKEDLAYFSHEFLQSMGISVAKHRLEILKVARKEIGEPPKSLSKLLLAINKTRKCFNKYVNKLVHHDNNVIKPLPGPEPVRHQDQRRLAVALSRKGSKNEREVKIEQPMGP; this is encoded by the exons ATGGACTGGTATTCTTGGTTATCAAAGACTGCCCTTGAGCCTTCTCTTGTTTATGAATATGGCCTTCTTTTTTCTCACAATGAGCTTCAGAAGGAGGATTTAGCCTATTTCAGCCATGAGTTTCTTCAGAGCATGGGAATTTCAGTTGCTAAGCATAGGCTGGAGATTCTCAAGGTTGCTAGGAAGGAAATTGGGGAACCCCCTAAGAGCTTGTCCAAGCTCCTTTTAGCAATTAACAAAACAAGAAAGTGTTTCAACAAGTATGTCAACAAGTTGGTTCATCATGATAACAACGTGATTAAACCGTTGCCAGGGCCAGAGCCGGTTCGTCATCAAGATCAGCGGAGACTAGCGGTGGCGTTGTCACGGAAAGGTAGCAAGAACGAGAGGGAGGTGAAGATAGAGCAGCCGATG GGCCCTTAG